A region of Candidatus Schekmanbacteria bacterium DNA encodes the following proteins:
- a CDS encoding (2Fe-2S)-binding protein gives MENISFNLNGNDVSIKTESSRILLWILRIDFGLTGTKYGCGEGHCGACTVLVNNEAVRSCQLTVKDVAGKEVVTIEGLSKNGKLHPLQKAFIEHNAFQCGFCTSGMILNAYGFLMKNPKPSRTEIIEGMNDNLCRCGAHIRIIRAIESVALQPNKDKE, from the coding sequence ATGGAAAATATTTCCTTCAACCTAAATGGCAATGATGTTTCTATTAAGACTGAGAGCAGTAGGATTCTCTTGTGGATTTTAAGGATTGATTTTGGATTAACAGGGACAAAATATGGTTGCGGTGAAGGCCACTGCGGCGCCTGCACCGTTTTAGTAAATAACGAAGCGGTAAGGTCCTGTCAGTTGACCGTAAAGGATGTCGCCGGAAAGGAAGTCGTTACTATCGAAGGGCTCTCAAAAAATGGAAAACTTCACCCTCTTCAAAAGGCCTTTATAGAGCATAACGCTTTTCAATGCGGTTTTTGCACATCTGGAATGATTTTAAACGCTTACGGCTTTTTAATGAAAAACCCCAAGCCGTCACGGACAGAAATTATTGAAGGAATGAATGACAATCTTTGCCGATGCGGTGCACATATTAGGATTATCAGAGCAATTGAGAGTGTAGCTTTGCAACCGAATAAGGACAAAGAATAA